A genomic stretch from Solanum stenotomum isolate F172 chromosome 8, ASM1918654v1, whole genome shotgun sequence includes:
- the LOC125874762 gene encoding ethylene-responsive transcription factor ERF025-like — translation MADYHFNVSPNDNSPPSENLSPTGGTLLSPRRHPNFRGIRQRNGKWVSEIREPRKTTRIWLGTFPNPEMAAVAYDVAALALKGPDAQLNFPDCACSYPIPASLSAADIRAAAANAAAARAPPLSEISTAGGTAAAATAAGGGQEFVDEEEIFGMPKLLDDMAEAMLVSPPRMHQSTSYDESPENSDADSLWSYP, via the coding sequence ATGGCTGATTATCATTTTAACGTTTCCCCAAATGACAATTCTCCTCCTTCAGAAAATCTTTCACCCACTGGGGGCACCTTATTATCACCTCGTAGGCATCCGAATTTCAGAGGAATTCGACAGAGGAATGGGAAATGGGTCTCCGAAATTCGTGAGCCTCGAAAGACTACACGTATATGGTTAGGAACTTTCCCCAATCCCGAAATGGCAGCTGTCGCTTATGACGTTGCAGCTTTGGCATTAAAAGGCCCTGATGCCCAATTAAACTTTCCTGATTGTGCATGCTCGTACCCTATCCCTGCTTCTCTGTCAGCCGCAGATATTCGTGCTGCGGCTGCAAATGCTGCTGCTGCTAGAGCACCTCCTTTGTCAGAAATCAGTACAGCTGGAGGTACTGCAGCAGCAGCAACAGCAGCGGGAGGTGGGCAAGAGTTTGTggatgaagaagagatatttGGAATGCCGAAATTGCTGGATGATATGGCAGAGGCAATGCTTGTTAGCCCGCCAAGGATGCATCAATCAACTTCTTACGACGAATCACCTGAAAACTCTGATGCGGATAGTCTCTGGAGTTACCCATAA